From a single Stigmatopora nigra isolate UIUO_SnigA chromosome 21, RoL_Snig_1.1, whole genome shotgun sequence genomic region:
- the stmnd1 gene encoding uncharacterized protein stmnd1 — protein MGCGSSVTSAVQPLRPVNETDTETKCNRGDSAVSKLTEDSGVVVATVQNGKVLPVNALMKPPDVFGWEVPMQERPTSSDILEDLQKEGIIPFSPGRETSNGQAYTIMLDESNAIRRRPPARLDSLKVKRLPSKEEMEEKMRLADERRKLREDELTARLRSKSARVRPPGHQSDANGAPADERRGPEESPLKEVELFSTLVRLESDPDFPVKDNFDEIF, from the exons ATGGGATGTGGCAGCTCTGTGACCTCGGCGGTCCAACCATTACGACCAGTAAACGAG acTGACACAGAAACCAAATGCAATCGTGGCGATTCCGCAGTGTCCAAGCTGACCGAGGACAGCGGCGTGGTCGTGGCGACGGTGCAGAACGGCAAAGTGCTACCCGTAAATGCGCTCATGAAGCCCCCAGATGTATTCGGTTGGGAGGTCCCGATGCAAGAACGTCCAACCTCCAGCGATATTCTGGAAGATCTTCAGAAGGAGGGTATTATCCCATTTAGCCCAGGCCGCGAAACCTCCAACGGGCAGGCTTACACCATCATG CTGGATGAAAGCAACGCTATCAGACGACGGCCCCCGGCTCGCCTGGACTCGCTCAAGGTCAAACGTCTCCCCAGCAAAGAAGAAATGGAGGAGAAAATGAGGCTCGCTGACGAGAGACGCAAG TTGCGGGAAGACGAGCTGACGGCGCGTTTGAGGAGCAAGTCGGCTCGCGTCCGTCCACCCGGCCACCAATCGGACGCCAACGGGGCTCCGGCCGATGAGCGACGCGGCCCCGAGGAATCGCCTCTGAAGGAGGTCGAACTCTTCTCGACTTTAGTGCGGCTGGAGAGTGACCCCGACTTTCCAGTAAAAGACAACTTCGATGAGATTTTTTAG
- the rbm24a gene encoding RNA-binding protein 24, producing the protein MHTTQKDTTYTKIFVGGLPYHTTDSSLRKYFEVFGEIEEAVVITDRQTGKSRGYGFVTMADRSAADRACKDPNPIIDGRKANVNLAYLGAKPRVMQPGFTFGVPQIHPAFIQRPYGIPAHYVYPQAFVQPSVVIPHVQPAAAAAPAPATSPYIDYTGAAYAQYSAVSAAAYEQYPYAASPAATGYVTAAGYGYAVQQPLAAAAPGSAAAAAFSQYQPQQLQADRMQ; encoded by the exons ATGCACACGACGCAAAAGGACACCACCTACACCAAGATCTTTGTCGGGGGGCTGCCCTACCACACCACCGACTCCAGTCTCAGGAAGTACTTTGAGGTGTTCGGAGAGATTGAGGAGGCGGTGGTCATCACTGACAGGCAGACCGGAAAGTCGCGGGGATACGGATTT GTGACTATGGCGGACCGCTCGGCCGCCGACCGGGCCTGCAAGGACCCCAACCCCATCATCGATGGTAGGAAGGCCAACGTTAACCTGGCCTACCTGGGGGCCAAACCTCGAGTCATGCAGCCAG GTTTTACCTTTGGAGTCCCCCAAATCCACCCTGCATTCATCCAAAGGCCTTATGG CATCCCGGCGCACTACGTGTACCCCCAAGCCTTCGTTCAGCCCAGCGTGGTGATCCCCCACGTGCaacctgccgccgccgccgccccggcGCCCGCCACCTCCCCGTACATCGACTACACGGGAGCGGCCTATGCGCAGTACTCGGCCGTTAGCGCCGCCGCTTACGAGCAGTATCCTTACGCCGCCTCTCCCGCCGCCACCGGATACGTAACCGCCGCCGGTTACGGCTACGCTGTCCAGCAGCCTCTGGCCGCCGCCGCGCCGGgctctgccgccgccgccgcattcAGTCAATACCAGCCTCAGCAGCTGCAAGCCGACCGTATGCAATAA
- the cap2 gene encoding adenylyl cyclase-associated protein 2: MEALTERLERAVTRLEQLTASGKLSNGDSVNGINGAAGGCVDAFERLLNGPLSDYVKVSRNIGSDVEKHAEMVENALRTERSFLKMVAEHQEPAQTELQDLLKPISAHIQEIQNFRERNRGSLLFNHLSAVSESIPALGWLAVNQKPGPYVKEMNDAATFYTNRVLKDYKETDKRHVEWVRSYLSIWTEMQAFIKHHHSTGLCWNKQGPLAPALLLETPNALQPPPSPPRPPPPPPRPPPGDPQDQESTPHSALFAQINQGLDITKGLKHVTDHQKTHKNPDLRSQEAPKSGKAKKAAPPVAPQKRPPLLQLDGKKWSVENFEHKHDLLIEETELRQVVYVFACNDVTLHVKGKLNSIVVDNCKKLALVFDNVVGIVEIINCKAVQLQVLGCVPTISINKTDGCQLYLSTQSLSCHIVSAKSSEMNVMVPQGDDDYKEFPLPEQFKTVWDGSKLVTESSEMAA; encoded by the exons ATGGAGGCATTGACGGAGCGTCTGGAGCGAGCCGTCACGCGACTGGAGCAGCTGACGGCGTCGGGAAAGTTGTCCAATGGCGACAGCGTCAATGGCATTAACGGAG CTGCGGGCGGATGCGTGGACGCCTTTGAACGTCTCCTGAACGGTCCGCTGAGCGACTACGTGAAGGTCAGCAGGAACATAGGCAGCGATGTGGAGAAACAT gCAGAGATGGTGGAAAACGCCCTGCGGACAGAGAGGAGCTTCCTCAAAATGGTGGCTGAGCACCAGGAACCAGCACAG ACGGAACTCCAGGACTTGTTGAAGCCCATCTCGGCGCACATTCAGGAGATCCAAAACTTCCGGGAACGCAATCGGGGAAGCCTGCTTTTCAACCACTTGTCAGCCGTTAGCGAGAGCATCCCAGCCTTGGGATGGCTGGCCGTG aaCCAGAAGCCTGGTCCTTATGTGAAGGAGATGAATGATGCAGCAACATTTTACACCAATAGAGTTCTCAAAGACTACAAGGAAac CGACAAACGTCACGTGGAATGGGTGCGCTCGTACCTCTCCATCTGGACCGAGATGCAGGCCTTCATCAAGCACCACCACTCCACCGGACTGTGCTGGAACAAACAG GGTCCTCTTGCTCCCGCCTTGCTTTTAGAAACCCCCAATGCCCTCCAACCCCCACCTTCACCTCCCAGAcccccacctcctcctcccAGACCCCCACCTGGGGACCCCCAGGACCAAGAATCCACCCCGCACTCCGCACTATTCGCCCAGATCAACCAAGGGTTGGATATTACCAAAG GTTTGAAGCATGTAACGGACCACCAGAAGACCCACAAGAATCCGGACCTGCGATCCCAGGAGGCGCCGAAGAGCGGAAAAGCCAAGAAGGCGGCCCCACCGGTGGCCCCGCAAAAGAGACCCCCTTTGCTGCAGTTGGATGGGAAAAAATGGAGTGTG GAGAACTTTGAGCACAAACACGACCTTCTGATCGAGGAGACAGAACTTAGACAGGTTGTCTACGTTTTCGCCTGCAACGACGTCACACTACACGTCAAAGGGAAGCTGAACTCCATCGTCGTAG ATAACTGCAAGAAGCTGGCGCTGGTATTCGACAACGTGGTTGGAATTGTGGAGATCATCAACTGCAAGGCTGTTCAACTGCAG GTGTTAGGCTGCGTCCCCACCATCTCCATCAACAAGACGGACGGATGCCAGCTGTACCTTAGCACGCAGTCGCTAAGCTGCCACATCGTCA